In Vigna angularis cultivar LongXiaoDou No.4 chromosome 8, ASM1680809v1, whole genome shotgun sequence, one DNA window encodes the following:
- the LOC108344338 gene encoding uncharacterized protein LOC108344338, translating into MFDLDNEECPQGVHVAEAFVPQNHSPFYQVNGICSLYNPKVEKGQISMSHIWVENGPVESSNRITMGWHVHPSMYGDARTHFYTSWTSDNFKKTGCYNTACRGFVQVDRKNFPGGYFPDTSTYGGATYEAYMAITQDLKTKNWWISAGKVNIGYYPAALFSNLGSASIVGWGGRTKANVGGRSPPMGSGHFPDGDRTHESYFRSPKIQGASLIVYTPESFMTKHFSDNTKCYDVGYHDKYYGEVNKESVVHFGGPGGNCGI; encoded by the exons ATGTTTGATCTTGATAACGAAGAATGTCCACAAG GTGTTCAC GTTGCAGAAGCATTTGTTCCACAAAATCATTCTCCTTTTTATCAAGTTAATGGGATATGTAGCCTTTATAATCCAAAAGTTGAGAAAGGTCAAATATCTATGTCTCATATATGGGTTGAAAATGGACCTGTTGAATCTTCCAACAGAATAACTATGGGATGGCAT GTACATCCATCAATGTACGGTGATGCAAGGACCCATTTTTATACATCATGGACG TCCGATAACTTCAAAAAGACAGGATGCTACAATACCGCATGTAGAGGTTTTGTCCAGGTTGACAGGAAGAACTTCCCTGGTGGATATTTCCCTGACACATCTACCTACGGTGGCGCGACTTATGAGGCTTACATGGCTATTACTCAG GatctaaagacaaaaaattgGTGGATAAGCGCAGGGAAGGTAAACATCGGATATTATCCAGCAGCATTGTTCTCGAACTTAGGGTCAGCATCCATCGTAGGATGGGGTGGGAGAACAAAAGCCAACGTTGGTGGTCGTAGTCCTCCAATGGGATCTGGGCATTTTCCTGATGGAGATAGGACCCATGAATCTTATTTTAGATCTCCCAAGATTCAAGGTGCATCATTAATTGTTTATACACCTGAATCTTTTATGACCAAACACTTCTCTGACAATACTAAATGTTATGATGTTGGTTACCATGATAAATATTACGGAGAGGTTAATAAGGAAAGTGTTGTTCACTTTGGAGGACCGGGAGGCAATTGtggaatttaa